One window of Chionomys nivalis chromosome 18, mChiNiv1.1, whole genome shotgun sequence genomic DNA carries:
- the Insrr gene encoding insulin receptor-related protein: MVAVPALWPWGVHLLMSLLSLGSGLDTLEVCPSLDIRSEVTELRRLENCSVVEGHLQILLMFAATGEDFRGLSFPRLTQVTDYLLLFRVYGLESLRDLFPNLAVIRGARLFLGYALIIFEMPHLRDIGLPSLGAVLRGAVRVEKNQELCHLFTIDWGLLQPAPGTNHIVGNKLGEECADVCPGVLGAAGEPCARTTFSGHTDYRCWTSSHCQRVCPCPGGLACTAGGECCHDECLGGCSQPEDSRACVACRHLYFQGACLRTCPPGTYQYESWRCVTSEVCAHLREVPGHTATFGIYQGSCLAQCPPGFTRNGSSIFCHKCEGLCPKECKVGTKTIDSVQATQDLVGCTHVEGSLILNLRQGYNLEPELQHNLGLVETITGFLKIKHSFALVSLGFFKNLKLIRGDSLVDGNYTLYVLDNQNLQQLGSWVTVGLTIPVGKMYFAFNPRLCMEHIYQLEEVTGTRGRQSKAEINPRTNGDRAACQTRTLRFVFNLTEADRILLRWERYEPLEARDLLSFIVYYKESPFQNATEHVGPDACGTQSWNLLDVELPLSRTQEPGVTLAPLKPWTQYAVFVRAITLTTAEDSPHQGAQSPIVYLRTLPAAPTVPQDVISTSKSSSHLLVRWKPPVQRNGNITYYLVLWQRLAEDGDLYINDYCHRGLRLPTSSHDARFDREDPALEAEPEQGCCPCQHSPPGQALPALETQEVTFQKKFENFLHHAITIPKSPWKVTSINKSPQRDLERHRREAGPLRLGTNNSDFEIQEDKVPRERAVLSGLRHFTEYRIDIHACNHAAHTVGCSAATFVFARTMPHREADDIPGKVAWKAAGRNSVVLHWLEPPDPNGLILKYEIKYRRQGEEATVLCVSRLRYAKVGGVQLALLPPGNYSARVRATSLAGNGSWTDGVAFYITGPEEEDAGGLRILLTVTPVGFMLLIMVGALGFFYNKRRNGTLYTSVNPEYFSASHVYVPDEWEVPREQISIIRELGQGSFGMVYEGLVQGLEAGKESTPVALKTVNELASARERIEFLKEASVMKAFKCHHVVRLLGVVSQGQPTLVIMELMNRGDLKSHLRSLRPEAENNPGLPQPELSDMIQMAGEIADGMAYLAANKFVHRDLAARNCMVSQDFTVKIGDFGMTRDVYETDYYRKGGKGLLPVRWMAPESLKDGIFTTHSDVWSFGVVLWEIVTLAEQPYQGLSNEQVLKFVMDGGVLEDLEDCPLQIQELMRLCWQPSPRLRPTFVHILDRIQNELRPSFRLCSFYYSPECQRGQASLLPIETEPDSPPISNGTSVYRPPNRDPGH, encoded by the exons ATGGTGGCAGTGCCTGCTCTGTGGCCCTGGGGAGTACACTTGCTTATGAGCCTGCTGTCCTTGGGATCTGGCCTGGACACACTAGAGG TGTGCCCCAGCCTGGATATCCGCTCTGAGGTGACAGAGCTTCGTCGGCTGGAGAACTGCAGCGTGGTGGAGGGCCACCTGCAGATCCTTCTCATGTTTGCTGCCACTGGAGAGGATTTCCGAGGCCTCAGCTTCCCGCGCCTTACCCAGGTCACAGACTACCTGCTGTTGTTCCGAGTCTATGGCCTGGAGAGCCTTCGAGACCTCTTCCCTAACCTTGCTGTGATCCGAGGTGCACGCCTCTTCCTGGGCTATGCCCTCATTATCTTTGAGATGCCCCACCTGCGGGACATTGGGCTGCCGTCGCTTGGGGCTGTGCTGCGTGGGGCTGTGCGTGTGGAGAAGAACCAGGAGCTCTGCCATCTCTTCACCATTGACTGGGGCCTGTTGCAGCCTGCGCCTGGCACCAACCACATTGTGGGGAATAAACTGGGCGAGGAGTGTGCTGACGTGTGCCCTGGTGTGCTGGGTGCTGCTGGTGAGCCCTGTGCGAGAACCACCTTCAGTGGGCACACTGACTACAGGTGCTGGACCTCCAGTCACTGCCAGAGAG TGTGTCCCTGCCCCGGCGGGCTGGCCTGCACGGCAGGCGGTGAGTGTTGCCACGATGAATGTCTGGGGGGCTGCAGCCAACCTGAAGACTCTCGAGCCTGTGTAGCTTGCCGCCACCTCTACTTCCAAGGAGCCTGCCTCCGGACCTGCCCTCCGGGCACTTACCAGTATGAGTCCTGGCGCTGTGTCACCTCTGAGGTCTGTGCTCATCTGCGTGAGGTGCCTGGCCACACCGCCACCTTTGGCATCTACCAGGGCAGCTGCCTGGCTCAATGCCCTCCAGGCTTCACCCGCAATGGTAGCAG CATTTTCTGCCACAAGTGCGAGGGACTGTGCCCCAAGGAGTGCAAAGTTGGCACAAAGACCATCGACTCTGTCCAGGCCACTCAGGACCTGGTGGGCTGCACCCACGTGGAGGGAAGCCTCATCCTCAACCTTCGCCAAGGCT ACAACCTGGAACCCGAGCTTCAACACAACCTGGGGCTAGTGGAGACCATCACCGGCTTCCTCAAAATCAAGCACTCTTTCGCACTTGTGTCCCTGGGCTTTTTCAAGAACCTCAAACTAATCCGGGGAGATTCCCTAGTGGATGG GAACTACACACTCTACGTGTTGGACAACCAGAACCTGCAACAGTTGGGGTCCTGGGTGACTGTGGGGCTCACCATTCCTGTGGGTAAAATGTACTTCGCCTTCAACCCACGCCTCTGCATGGAGCACATATACCAGCTGGAGGAGGTGACAGGGACCAGAGGACGACAGAGCAAAGCTGAGATCAATCCCCGCACCAACGGAGATCGCGCTGCCT GCCAGACTCGCACTCTGCGCTTCGTGTTCAACCTGACTGAGGCGGACCGCATCTTGCTGCGCTGGGAGCGCTATGAACCCCTGGAGGCCCGGGACCTGCTCAGTTTCATCGTCTATTACAAGGAGTC CCCATTCCAGAACGCCACAGAACATGTGGGTCCAGACGCGTGTGGAACACAGAGCTGGAACCTGTTGGATGTGGAACTACCGCTCAGCCGTACCCAGGAGCCAGGGGTGACCCTAGCGCCCCTTAAGCCCTGGACACAGTATGCTGTGTTTGTGCGAGCCATCACGCTGACCACTGCAGAGGACAGCCCCCATCAAGGAGCCCAGAGCCCTATCGTCTACCTTCGAACCTTGCCTGCCG CCCCCACGGTGCCCCAAGATGTCATCTCCACGTCCAAATCCTCTTCACACCTTCTGGTGCGCTGGAAGCCGCCGGTCCAGCGCAATGGAAATATCACCTACTACCTGGTGCTGTGGCAGCGCCTAGCAGAGGACGGTGACCTCTACATCAATGACTACTGTCACCGCG GTCTTCGGCTGCCCACCAGCAGCCACGACGCGCGCTTCGACCGTGAAGACCCGGCGCTGGAGGCTGAGCCTGAGCAAGGCTGTTGTCCTTGCCAACACTCACCTCCTGGGCAGGCGCTGCCCGCACTGGAAACACAAGAGGTCACGTTCCAGAAAAAGTTTGAAAACTTCCTACATCATGCCATCACCATCCCGAA GTCCCCATGGAAAGTAACATCCATTAACAAGAGCCCCCAAAG GGACTTAGAGAGGCACCGCCGGGAAGCTGGGCCTCTCAGACTAGGGACCAACAATTCGGATTTTGAGATTCAAGAGGACAAGGTTCCCCGGGAGCGAGCGGTGCTGAGCGGCTTGAGGCACTTCACGGAATACAGGATTGACATCCATGCCTGCAACCACGCGGCACACACCGTGGGCTGCAGTGCCGCCACGTTCGTCTTTGCACGCACCATGCCACATA GAGAAGCGGATGACATCCCAGGGAAGGTGGCCTGGAAGGCAGCTGGCAGGAACAGTGTCGTCTTGCATTGGCTTGAACCACCTGACCCCAATGGGCTCATCCTCAAGTATGAAATCAAGTACCGCCGCCAGGGAGAG GAGGCCACAGTGCTCTGTGTGTCTCGACTTCGATATGCCAAAGTTGGTGGGGTGCAGCTGGCCCTGCTGCCCCCTGGAAACTACTCTGCTAGAGTCCGGGCCACCTCACTGGCTGGAAATGGCTCCTGGACAGACGGTGTCGCCTTCTACATCACAGGTCCAG AGGAAGAGGATGCTGGGGGCCTGCGCATCCTCCTCACCGTCACCCCTGTGGGGTTCATGCTGCTCATCATGGTTGGTGCCCTCGGTTTCTTCTACAACAAGAGGAG AAACGGCACACTGTACACGTCTGTGAACCCAGAGTACTTCAGTGCTTCCCACG TGTATGTCCCTGATGAGTGGGAGGTGCCTCGGGAGCAAATATCCATCATCCGGGAGCTGGGCCAAGGCTCTTTTGGGATGGTCTATGAGGGACTGGTACAAGGGCTTGAAGCTGGAAAGGAGTCTACACCTGTAGCCCTGAAGACAGTGAATGAGCTGGCCAGCGCGCGGGAGCGGATTGAATTCCTCAAGGAAGCTTCCGTCATGAAGGCGTTCAAGTGCCATCACGTG GTTCGCCTGCTGGGTGTGGTGTCTCAGGGCCAGCCAACTTTGGTCATCATGGAGTTAATGAACCGTGGGGACCTCAAGAGCCATCTCCGATCTCTGAGACCTGAGGCAGAG AACAACCCTGGCCTTCCACAGCCAGAACTCAGTGACATGATACAGATGGCTGGCGAAATTGCAGACGGCATGGCCTACCTTGCTGCCAATAAGTTTGTGCACCGGGACCTGGCAGCCCGCAACTGTATGGTGTCCCAGGATTTCACCGTCAAAATTGGTG ACTTTGGCATGACCCGGGATGTGTACGAGACAGACTACTACCGCAAAGGTGGAAAGGGACTGTTGCCTGTGCGCTGGATGGCCCCTGAGTCCCTCAAAGATGGAATCTTCACCACTCATTCAGATGTCTG GTCCTTTGGTGTCGTGCTCTGGGAGATTGTGACCTTGGCTGAACAACCATACCAGGGTCTATCAAATGAGCAGGTGCTCAAATTCGTCATGGATGGTGGAGTGCTGGAGGACCTGGAGGACTGTCCGCTTCAGAT ACAGGAGCTGATGAGACTCTGCTGGCAGCCTAGTCCGCGCCTGCGTCCGACTTTCGTCCACATCCTGGATCGCATACAGAATGAGCTTCGGCCCTCCTTCCGGCTCTGTTCCTTCTACTACAGCCCAGAATGCCAGCGGGGCCAAGCCTCCTTGCTGCCTATTGAGACAGAGCCTGACTCCCCCCCAATCTCAAATGGaacttcagtctacaggcccccAAATAGGGACCCAGGACACTGA